A single window of Leptolyngbya ohadii IS1 DNA harbors:
- a CDS encoding ABC transporter ATP-binding protein — MGSEQQINNKSNQGALVELENVSKTFQEGETQRTVLNQVTLTFKPGEFVVLLGNSGSGKSTLLNLVSGIDQPSSGTIRINGEAITDMSERSRTLLRRDQIGFVFQFFNLIATLTVLENVTLPQELAGRSPKEAQQSAKKLLEQVGLADRQNTYPDKLSGGQQQRVAIARALAHDPQLVLADEPTGNLDEETGEKVLQLLLDLTRKTHRTLIMATHNPEIAKFADRVLRVQDGHLIPVTIQPDTLKEIAV, encoded by the coding sequence GTGGGCAGCGAACAGCAGATCAACAACAAAAGCAACCAGGGCGCTCTGGTGGAACTGGAGAATGTTAGCAAAACTTTCCAGGAGGGGGAAACCCAGCGGACGGTTCTAAACCAGGTGACACTGACCTTTAAGCCGGGAGAATTTGTCGTGCTTCTGGGAAATAGCGGCAGCGGCAAGAGTACCCTGCTGAATCTGGTGAGCGGCATTGATCAGCCTTCGTCGGGCACGATTCGGATTAACGGGGAAGCAATCACGGACATGAGTGAACGATCGCGTACCCTGCTCCGCCGCGACCAGATTGGCTTTGTGTTTCAGTTCTTTAATCTGATTGCCACGCTCACCGTCCTGGAGAACGTCACCCTGCCGCAGGAACTCGCCGGACGATCGCCCAAAGAGGCACAGCAGTCCGCGAAAAAGCTTTTGGAGCAGGTGGGTTTAGCCGATCGCCAAAACACTTACCCCGACAAACTTTCGGGAGGACAGCAGCAGCGAGTTGCGATCGCACGGGCACTGGCTCACGATCCGCAGCTAGTACTGGCAGATGAACCGACCGGAAATCTGGATGAGGAGACGGGAGAGAAGGTGCTTCAGCTTTTGCTGGATCTGACGCGCAAAACTCACAGGACTTTGATTATGGCGACCCATAACCCGGAGATTGCTAAGTTCGCCGATCGAGTGCTGCGGGTGCAGGATGGACATTTGATTCCGGTAACAATTCAGCCGGATACGCTGAAGGAGATCGCGGTTTAG